The window TAGATGAGCTAGCAACTTTCTCGGATTCGCCTGCGCCGTCGGTCACCAGGATCCTGTACAGTGAGAAGGATGTATTAGCAAGGAGGTATATAACCAGCTTATAATAATCTTTTACTTATTTGACATTGCATATAGCCTATATCAGTTGTGCTTTTGCTATGATTAGGAGTTTAGAAACTGTACTGAGCTAAAAGTTGAGCAAATGCGGACTTGAATTTGGAGTAGCAGGTGTCCTCATTTCAGTACCTTCATTGAAGCTCTCTTCCTCTAATTTGAGTAATCACGGAAGAAGAACGGATTAATCAGGTGTATGACTTGGTAACATGCAAAATGTACTTTCTGGACAGTACTCCCGGTTTCTTATATCAATATTCCTTGACAGAAAGAGCATAttctgtcaaagaagtttgaaaTGAAACTGCCACGAAAAGGACTCCTTTTATCCTGATAACTTCAGTTAGAGAACAAAAAATGGAATTGTAGCTTTTGTGAAGGGTAAAGTGAAAGAGTGTTGGGTTTATGCTGATCAACAAATGGTCTATGCTTGTCTACCGAAGAAAAAAGACATTTTTAAGGAAGTAAATGTTACACAGGGGAACCCAAAATGAAGGACAGCTATGTGGACAAGAGAGAGGAATTTCATACAGTAATGAACTGAATAAAAAGGGGTGTCTTTAAGGCAGTGTAGCTGGGTTTCAGTTTGGTGAAATTCTATAGGTTCCTTCTGTGTGTTATGATTGAAGTTCCAATTTGATGCGTGATCAATTTGTTTTGTTTCTGACTTATTCTAGTGAGATTAGATGATTTAACAAGTTTTGAACTATTGTTCTCTTGTAAGATTTCTAGCTTGTTGCCCATAGATCCGTATGGAATGCATATTTCATTGCTGACCAATCTCACAAAAAGCAATATTCGAAGCATTGTTGTTGCTTCTGAGAAAGTAAAAGATAAACACATCTGGATTACTTGTTGCTTACCTTGTCATGCAGGTATATTAAAAATTTGATGGAACTTTCTGGTCTCTCTGTCAGAGAGGATGCCGTCGGGAACATTTTTGGTCGGTGGTAAGTGTGTATCATGATGCTTTTCTCCATTTATCGTAAAGCAGAAGTTGCAAGACACTTGTTTATCTCCGTAATACTCAAATACCGAATGTTGATTTTCTGTTTCCTAGACTCAAACTAGGCGAACTTTAACtaatttttgaaatatttctATTTCGATTTGATACGAGGAAATACTTTTCATGAGATTTTCTGAATATCTACATTTTAATTTTCCAAAAGTGAAAAATGTCAATTAAACTGGCACAGATTTTTAAAAGTCTGGCTAGCATTGATGTAGGtaatatgatctatttaaaagaTGAGTCTGATTTGAACATTTATTTGCACCCATGTCTGCTTGCGTTGGGTCTATGATATGTCAAATATGACTTTCATTTGGTGGTTCTCAGGAATGGCTATGAACCCGAGCTCACTCCTGTTTTAACTGGCTCTCACGTTGATGCTATACCATACTCCGGGAAGTATGATGGCGTGGTTGGTGTTTTGGGTGCAATAGAGGCCATTAATGTGTTAAAGCGGTATGCACAATATCCTGACTGTTCAACTTTAACAACTCCGTCTACCGTCAGACTCAGTTAGTTTTAAGAAAATCCAATAATATAGCTTAGATTTTTATTTCTctagcaaaaataaataaattttcatTTGGAAGAATTAAGTTTTCGAAACATAAAATAAACTTCCGTTAAGATGACTTTGGTTTTTGTTTGCATTACAATTCTGGAGTATTAGAAAGTCTAAACTTTGTTAAATGAAAACTTTAACACAAAAATGCAATCCTGTGCTTAATTGAGTTGCTCTTATTTGTTACTCATGATTATGTTTCTTTTTGGAGGGTTGTTGTCAGAATGCTCCTTATTGATTTTTGTTTGATTGGGTTTGTATGCCCTCGTGTAAGGATAACACTCAGCTTTAGTTATGCTTTATGACCAAGATTTACATTAACGGGAAAATAACAGAGGCTTAAGCAAGTGTAAAAGTGTGTCTCATTAACTATCTTTAAGTCATACAATACTGAAACTGAATGAAAAAGGAATGAAAAATCTTtcattttggaaaaaaaatattattgaagtTGTGTTGGTATCAGATTTTGTGATGGTTTTGCTTATTCCTTCATTGAATGCTTCTCAAACATGCGACATATTTATTCAAGTTTAAGCTAACTATGTATGAAGGAATTGGCTAAAGTTTAAAGGATTGTGACCATTTATACTGTAAAAACTCTTTTGCAATTAAAAGAGGGTATTGGCCGAGTCATGGAACTCAGAGAGCTCAACAATTATAGATACACTTTGCATGTGGCTGCTACGTTGTTTGACTGCAGAATTCTGTCCTTTGTTTGCTGATTTAAAATCAAAATTACGCAGGTCGGATTTCAAGCCTAAGAGGTCATTGGATGTGATTATGTTCACTTCAGAAGAGCCCACGAGGTTCGGGATCAGCTGTCTCGGAAGGTTAGGAGCTTGATCGCTTACTCCAGCACCTTAGTGCTTAAGCAAATGAATTCACGGAATCAGTTTCTCTGATGAACGGCATACAATAGTTAGTCAGTTCCATTTGGTTTTTAACTGCTTATATTGCAATATAGGAGTATCTATCTGAGCATGTCCCGTATCCAGTTGAGATTCTGATGGTCATGATATTTGCAGCCGTTTGCTAGCTGGAAGTGTACAACTCGCAGAACTTCTGAAGAAGACTGTTGACGGCCAGAATATTTCCTTTTCTGATGCTGCCAAGTCTGCTGGTTACGAGAATGCTAAGGGGGATTTGTCTGAAGTCTTTCTCAAGAAAGGAAGCTATTCTGCTTTCGTAGAGTTGCACATAGAGCAAGGTCCCATTCTAGAAAAAGAAGGTACGCAGCTTTTAAATGGTTATCctattcttgatgatcccattctaGGACCGATTTTAATGTGTTTCATATCAATAATAAAGCTGGTTTATCTTTCAATTTACAGGTACTTCCATTGGTGTTGTTACTGCAATTGCTGCTCCGGCAAGCATCAAAGTAACATTTGAAGGCAAGGGTGGCCATGCTGGAGCTGCACTGATGCCAGAAAGGTAACTGCATTTTGAAGAGCCAAACTTATTCCGTGATTCCGCATATCTCTCTGCCTGCTGACAACTTCTCTTTCATTTTCTAATTATGAATAAAGATGTGTTTCGTACTTCACAATTATTAAGATGGTTTTCCTGTCTACTTTGTGATAGACAGATAACTACCACCAGTGTCATGTTTTATGCTGTTGCTTTTGCTTGGAATTTCTTAAGAAAGTTTAGAACTTTATTCTATGAGAATTTCTGCTTATGAAGAATCCATTATGGCAGTTAGTGCATTGACTGTCAAAAATACgtgcttgccttcttcttaagtTATGTGTTTCTCATTACTCTAAGCttgaaaactaaaagaaattctAGATTTGACCATTTCCTGTCATATACTTCTTGAAAACCCGTCTTCTTTGTTGTAAGCTCCCTATTGCCTGACTTGCATTGTGACTTCGAGCCGTAAAACATTTTGTCTGATTTTTAATTGATTGCAATAGGGAATAttagtcatatatatatattcttttctGGTGCAATGTTACTGGTAATAATGTGTTCCCGTATATGGCTGATTGATCTCCGCAACTAATTTGGAACAGAAACGATGCTGGACTGGCTGCTGCAGAGTTGGCTCTAGCTGTGGAGAAACATGTACTGGAATCAGGATCCATTGACACTGTTGGAACTGTTGGTAAGCCGATTTTTTCGCCTCATACCAGAAGACACCGGTTTAGGGTCAACTACCTTGTGCTCTGATAAATGCTTTAATCTGCAAATCTGAGAATGGAACTCTCAGAGAAATTGGGGATTTATTAAAGTTTGGAACAACTAATTATTGTGAGTAACATTTATGAGTACAATAGGCATGTTGATGAACCTAGACCTTAACTTTGAGTTGTGAAAATAACAGCGCATTATGGTGTCAAATTAGAAGATAGTCAAACCTTCCGCTTCAGTACTATTGTAATCTCTCAATAAgatttaatgattttttttttttaaaggcaTACTGAAGCTGCATCCTGGAGCAATCAACAGCATCCCGAGCATGGCACACCTTGAAATAGGTATACTTCCTGTCAAATTAGTGTATTTTATTCTCCACGAATCAAGTTCTTCTCTAGTTTATCACAAAGAGTAGCATTTCGTGATTTAAATATTCACATAATACTATACATTCTATCCAAATCCTAGTGCATAGTCTCTATTTGCTGTATCTGATAACAAAGTCATGTTCTTTTGGATGAAACAGATACAAGAGACATTGATGAAAGCCGTCGAAATCTTGTAATTGAGAAAATCCATCAGTCAGCTTTAGCCATTGCTAAGAAACGCAAAGTTATACTCTCAGAATTTGAAATAGTGAATCAAGATCCACCTGCCCTTTCAGATGAGTCAATCACTAAGGCGACAGAATTAGCATGTCAACAGCTGAATTTGACTCACAAGAGAATGATTAGTCGAGCCTATCATGACTCCCTGTTTATGGCAAGGTAAGTGATGGGGGAACACCTCCTTATTCGATTTATTTATGCATCTTATCTTCTTAAGTTCATAGGTCCCTTATGCTATCTGACCGAGATTTtctacaacaacaaacccagtgaaatcccacaagtggggtctggggagagtagtctgtacgcaaaccttacccctaccttgagaaGGTAGAGAGGCCGTTTCCGAGATTTTCTACTAAACGTAATTCTGAAATGCTTGCAGAATATCCCCGATGGGCATGATATTCATTCCTTGTTACAAGGGTATGTCATCTCACTTTCTTTTGCCGCTAGTTGTATTTTCCCATTTTCTCTCTGTTCATTAtatctctttccattttctttctgTGTAGTTGATGTTGGTCGTAGTCTCTTCAAGTTAGGTTACCTATATTCCGTTTTAGAACACAAGATATTTGTGACACTAGGGTAACTGTTTCAGACGAATATATGCTGGATGATTATAAAAGAGTTACACAATGTATTAACTATTGCAGTACGAGGATTAGGGACAAAGACGAAGCATCTGCGCAAGTTCTAGCATAGTAATTTCATAGGAGGATTGGATTGATATTTATgctttgttacttattgattttGCAGGATATAGCCATAAGCCTGAAGAGTTTTCATCTGTTGACGATATCGCGAACGGGGTAAAAGTTCTAGCACTAACTCTTGCCAAGTTATCTCTCTCATAATCCCTTAATTTAGTAAACACTTCCTAATGCTTCAGGGCATCTGTATTTTTACTTCTACAAGTAATTTATAGATAGTGAATTTCCTCCGATGTCTCTACAGCAGTTATTTTACTATATCGATGTTGTTTCTAGATCGATGTTGTTACTGCTTATTGGTACTGCTCCTTTTCATTTTGTCCTTGAGCCGAGGGCATCCGGTAAGGTCTGCGTGCACACTATCCTcaccagaccccacttgtgggattatattggCTATGTTGTTGTTCTCTCTACAGCAGTTGGCTTTGTTAACAAATCATTTCACTTCATCTGCAGCATACCAATTGCTTCCATTGTTAGTtatgaagaaaaataatttaaaagcaaGTAATGCTGTGTAGTCAAATTCATAATTTCTGGTGTATTATACAAGATGGAGGATGTGAAAAAACTGAGAAACCTATGTCAATACTACAACAGATGAACTAGTTACAAGAATTACAAATCTTCTCCATAGGTGTAGCGTCAGCGGTGGATGCACAATAGAAGCTACGGGTTCAGGTGAACCCGTTAGCTTTGACTCATACCTTATATATGATGGATTATTATATTCAGCGgaagcaatcccagtatcaaaatcacatgtaatttagacaactagcataaacgggatttcacgggttacctcttgaagcgtgaacatatctcttctaccacgtgagccttcagttccataacttctcaatggaatcttcatcacccgcacaatcgtgatcctcgaacgttccacggtcttctactgtgttacccaaataatacccgaaaatagcaatttcgtgtgggcgaaatttctaggaaaacttggctgaaaATTTCAGCCACCATCTACTCATccctctaggtggaaaaccttatgtatttatagcacaagttttaagggttaagacccttttccaaaacctgttgggttttcttttccaccagaaaaatgattcctttatttcctattatttaggcacagtagggaccacaaaatttaattaacaaggcttcaattatggaattaatttctaattttcgaaattaatatctaccataattaattacgaattattccactaaaaatccgtaattgcactccttatccaatttcgaaattcatccattaaatcttatttaactccccatattaagattcagatactaatcaagtaaattaaattactgacgatttaatttattgattatttcctttagactttcgcttaacttatttcatgtgtcggatacaaaatccaccggccgggtttacacatgcaaacttataagctttcataaaggtatatcatcaatctctaaaccgagacatggattccatcaactaactattacttcgccaatgtatattattattatccaatttaccaggcatattgacccacgaaagaatctcgccttttaataaatcaaaacaataataatacacacagctaataataattatatcaagattaagagtataagtacatttaatggctagagagtttattttattaagtcagtataaaatacttatctctacctggtccgttcaatacatacaaaatgtactagcacaagaagttggaattaaatcattcccataatcaagattaattatatttaatcttgtgctacaatcattcctgatggtttgtccaattccaccattagattgtgaactcaaactttatacttataagaaccgatgatttaatcttccgtgtataagctaaactctatacactaaatcatctactatataagcaaaggacacagactattatatgatctatttaaaactttattaaaactgaataaacaattatttcataataaatactatatctaaaccaaactcatggttaatagtatatatcccaacaatctcccacttagacttttaaccatgataattattagatatactatatccaaatgcatggttaatagtatatgccccaacaatctcccacttagactcataaccatgcatctacaactttctcaggcattcttttacatgactattaaaagtcttcaccaaataaggttttgttaaagaatcttGCCAAGTTATATCTGATGCAATATTTGTCCAGTAGTACTTTGTCGTAATTATCTAGTTTGGTATTAAACTCTTGAGAGATCCTGTTACCGAAACTATCCCAAGAATGAACACCGAACTATAATTTTCTTTAGCTTTCTCCCACTAATACGAAGTACCACTAATATTACCTTCGTTACCTCACGACATTGAAATATTAGTGACTTCTTACTATAGTGTTCAATGTTCAAACATCACTCCCACTCGATAAAGGCATATTATGTCTATTAACGTTCTCCCACTACTTAAATGCAATGGAACGTCAATTCTGACGTGtgggttttgatgttcttgaacatctagttatttctttgcccagttcctgtaaaaatagtttacttctaggaacatgttttattaaacagtccttatctagaaaaatgcatttgttttaacaattgccttattttctttaggacaataaaataaagctTCATTCGTTTTCTTGGATATTCGATAAAcatgctgtcacacctcctttttccgcacccgagggggtaccagggagttttttccaattaaaggacaatcgaaacgggattggtttattaatttcagagtctccacttgggagatttagggtgtcccaagtcaccaattttaatcccgaatcgaggaaaaagaatgactctatcttacagtctgcgtaccagaaatccggataaggaattctgttaacccgggagaaggtgttaggcattcccgagttccgtggttctagcacggtcgctcaactgttatattcggcttatttatctgatttttaatacaattatgaaccatgtgcaaattttatcttttaccgctttattatcattattttttag of the Nicotiana tabacum cultivar K326 chromosome 7, ASM71507v2, whole genome shotgun sequence genome contains:
- the LOC107818658 gene encoding ureidoglycolate hydrolase-like, with product MIIDNCAVSTITVSRTQKMMALRFSIFIFIISLCFIFDFQAISAQRDEEDITIKTMEDFSGYPIHEPNYPNSLSSLSVNSESLQKQIDELATFSDSPAPSVTRILYSEKDVLARRYIKNLMELSGLSVREDAVGNIFGRWNGYEPELTPVLTGSHVDAIPYSGKYDGVVGVLGAIEAINVLKRSDFKPKRSLDVIMFTSEEPTRFGISCLGSRLLAGSVQLAELLKKTVDGQNISFSDAAKSAGYENAKGDLSEVFLKKGSYSAFVELHIEQGPILEKEGTSIGVVTAIAAPASIKVTFEGKGGHAGAALMPERNDAGLAAAELALAVEKHVLESGSIDTVGTVGILKLHPGAINSIPSMAHLEIDTRDIDESRRNLVIEKIHQSALAIAKKRKVILSEFEIVNQDPPALSDESITKATELACQQLNLTHKRMISRAYHDSLFMARISPMGMIFIPCYKGYSHKPEEFSSVDDIANGVKVLALTLAKLSLS